From the bacterium genome, one window contains:
- the ispF gene encoding 2-C-methyl-D-erythritol 2,4-cyclodiphosphate synthase, giving the protein MNDDSGRNTAPRSGWGAVIAGGGSGLRLGGPVRKQFIEIAGKSILRHSLDLFLGIPEVIQIAVVLPTGNLEEFRDSLSEEERRRVLVVAGGPSRQLSVLSGLEALDPVRIGRVAIHDAARPLADPAVIRHTYELTESGEGAMACAPVRDTVKRSDGKVVTGTLDRETVWLAQTPQTFPLEAILAAHRAALRAGFEGTDDAALFERLGLPVRVVRSDLGNLKITEPGDLEYAGFRLGDRGAAMEIRIGQGYDIHPLVEGRPLVLGGVRIDYRLGLQGHSDADVLAHAITDALLGALALGDIGKHFPDTDPAFKGADSLVLMARALELVRSRAFRPVNVDATVIAERPKLAPHFPQMAANVARVLGLDEDRVSLKATTNERLGTLGRGEGIAALAVVLLAGSGTD; this is encoded by the coding sequence ATGAACGATGACAGCGGGCGTAACACAGCGCCGCGCTCCGGCTGGGGGGCGGTGATCGCCGGCGGCGGCTCCGGGCTCCGTCTGGGCGGACCGGTGCGCAAGCAGTTCATCGAGATCGCGGGCAAGAGCATCCTGCGCCACAGCCTCGATCTGTTTCTCGGTATCCCGGAGGTGATCCAGATCGCCGTGGTGCTGCCAACCGGCAACCTGGAGGAGTTCCGCGACTCGCTTTCGGAGGAGGAGCGCCGGCGGGTGCTCGTGGTGGCGGGCGGCCCCAGCCGTCAGCTCTCCGTGCTCAGCGGCCTGGAGGCCCTGGACCCGGTGCGGATCGGCCGGGTGGCGATCCACGATGCCGCCCGCCCGCTGGCCGACCCGGCCGTGATACGGCACACCTATGAGTTGACCGAGTCGGGCGAGGGGGCGATGGCCTGCGCGCCGGTGCGGGACACGGTCAAGCGCTCGGATGGGAAGGTAGTGACCGGCACCCTGGACCGCGAGACTGTCTGGCTGGCCCAGACCCCGCAGACATTCCCGCTGGAGGCCATTCTGGCCGCACACCGGGCTGCGCTCAGGGCCGGGTTCGAGGGCACGGATGATGCGGCCCTGTTCGAGCGCCTGGGACTGCCCGTGCGGGTGGTGCGCTCGGACCTGGGCAACTTGAAAATTACCGAGCCGGGCGATCTGGAATACGCCGGGTTCAGGCTGGGAGACAGGGGGGCGGCGATGGAGATACGGATCGGGCAGGGCTACGACATTCATCCTCTGGTCGAGGGCCGTCCGCTGGTCCTGGGCGGGGTGCGGATCGACTACAGGCTCGGGCTGCAGGGGCACAGCGACGCGGATGTGCTGGCCCACGCGATCACGGATGCCCTGCTGGGGGCGCTGGCCCTGGGCGACATCGGCAAGCATTTCCCGGACACCGACCCGGCGTTCAAGGGCGCCGACAGCCTGGTACTGATGGCGCGGGCGCTGGAGCTGGTGCGCTCGCGCGCGTTCCGGCCGGTCAATGTGGACGCCACCGTGATCGCCGAGCGCCCCAAGCTGGCCCCGCATTTCCCGCAGATGGCCGCGAATGTCGCCCGGGTGCTGGGACTGGACGAGGACCGGGTGAGCCTCAAGGCCACGACCAACGAGCGCCTGGGCACGCTCGGCCGCGGCGAGGGGATCGCCGCCCTGGCCGTGGTGCTCCTGGCCGGCTCCGGGACCGACTGA
- a CDS encoding DedA family protein, protein MEQFLFHTLGALPPWLIYVFLCVSAFIENVFPPFPGDTITVFGAYLAGLGILRPLPVLFWTAFGNLASNILIYYIGRSRGRDFIRRHPHLFAGRLLPRAALFYRRWGIRALFLSRFLVGLRSIVPLFAGISRFKLWRFLVPVGVSILVQHSILVWLGHSLGRNWAYIKTVLRDVNIALGLAAVVVLLLGWRIFRIERRRFLKKRAGNSSENGITEKEN, encoded by the coding sequence ATGGAACAGTTCCTGTTTCATACGCTGGGTGCGCTGCCACCCTGGCTGATCTATGTTTTCCTGTGCGTTTCGGCGTTTATCGAGAACGTGTTCCCGCCCTTTCCGGGCGATACGATCACGGTGTTCGGGGCTTACCTGGCAGGGCTGGGCATCCTGAGGCCTCTGCCGGTGCTGTTCTGGACCGCTTTCGGCAACCTGGCCAGCAACATCTTGATCTACTATATCGGGCGCAGCCGCGGGCGCGATTTCATCCGCCGTCACCCACACCTGTTCGCCGGACGCCTGCTGCCGCGGGCCGCGCTGTTCTACCGCCGCTGGGGCATCCGGGCGCTGTTTTTAAGCCGTTTCCTGGTAGGGCTGCGCTCCATCGTGCCGCTGTTCGCCGGGATCAGCCGTTTCAAGCTTTGGCGTTTCCTTGTCCCGGTGGGGGTCTCGATCCTGGTCCAGCATTCGATTCTGGTCTGGCTGGGGCATTCGCTGGGGCGTAACTGGGCCTATATCAAGACCGTGCTGCGGGATGTGAACATCGCCCTGGGCCTGGCCGCAGTGGTGGTGCTGCTGCTGGGCTGGAGAATATTCCGGATCGAGCGCCGCAGGTTCCTCAAAAAACGGGCCGGGAACTCTTCCGAAAACGGAATCACAGAGAAAGAGAATTGA
- the gltX gene encoding glutamate--tRNA ligase, with translation MSDSAFRVRFAPSPTGLLHIGNARTAVLNWMLARHYGGQFILRIEDTDTARSSPESEESILQDLCWLGLDWQEGPDCGGPYGPYRQSERGPLYWEAAERLVDCGEAYVCHASDSQLEAFRAGRLAAGEQPVYRGELSGPEVGEATEPSIRLRVPEGESAWADLVKGEVAINHDNIGDFVLLRADGRPTYNFAVVVDDIRMRISHVVRGDDHLSNTPRQLMLYRALRAAVPDFAHIPMILGPDHQRLSKRHGATSVGEFRLAGYLPQALINYLSLLSWSSPSGEEFLSVERLCAEIDFERLGRSAAVFDPTKLRWLNGRHIRTLEEPVLVEILKQFTGGRDGAFSEGQFRQIAAACRDNLELLEDIKAQLELFEGRNAPVSGAEELEILRAAQPTGLLENLATVVGALEEGAGEPEFKALLKQAGQAASVKGRQLYMPVRVALTGRMHGPELPRIMAVLGPRRVAGLLRDAVRTAQG, from the coding sequence ATGTCGGACAGTGCTTTCCGGGTCAGGTTCGCCCCCTCGCCCACAGGACTGCTGCATATCGGCAACGCGCGCACCGCGGTGCTCAACTGGATGCTGGCCCGGCACTACGGCGGCCAGTTCATCCTGCGGATCGAGGACACGGATACGGCGCGCTCGAGCCCCGAAAGCGAGGAGTCGATCCTTCAGGACCTGTGCTGGCTGGGACTCGACTGGCAGGAGGGACCCGACTGCGGCGGCCCCTACGGCCCCTATCGCCAGAGCGAGCGCGGCCCCCTTTACTGGGAGGCGGCCGAGCGCCTGGTGGACTGCGGCGAGGCCTATGTCTGCCACGCCAGCGACAGCCAGCTCGAGGCTTTCCGCGCCGGGCGCCTGGCCGCGGGCGAGCAGCCGGTCTACCGGGGCGAGCTGAGCGGGCCTGAGGTGGGCGAGGCCACCGAGCCCTCCATCCGTCTGCGGGTCCCGGAGGGCGAGAGCGCCTGGGCCGACCTGGTCAAGGGCGAGGTGGCGATCAACCACGACAACATCGGCGATTTCGTGCTGCTGCGGGCGGATGGCCGTCCGACCTACAATTTCGCCGTGGTGGTGGATGACATCCGGATGCGGATCAGCCACGTGGTGCGCGGGGACGACCACCTGTCGAACACCCCGCGCCAGTTGATGCTCTACCGGGCGCTGCGGGCCGCTGTCCCGGATTTCGCCCATATCCCGATGATCCTCGGCCCGGACCACCAGCGCCTGAGCAAGCGCCACGGCGCCACCAGCGTGGGCGAGTTCCGCCTGGCGGGCTACCTGCCCCAGGCGCTGATCAACTACCTCAGCCTGCTGTCCTGGTCCTCGCCTTCGGGCGAGGAGTTCCTCTCCGTGGAGCGCCTCTGCGCAGAGATCGATTTCGAGCGCCTGGGCCGCAGCGCCGCGGTGTTCGATCCGACCAAGCTGCGCTGGCTCAACGGCCGCCACATCCGCACACTGGAGGAGCCGGTCCTGGTGGAGATACTGAAACAGTTCACCGGCGGGCGCGATGGTGCTTTCTCGGAAGGTCAGTTCCGCCAGATCGCCGCGGCCTGCCGGGACAACCTGGAGCTGCTGGAGGACATAAAGGCCCAGCTCGAGTTGTTCGAGGGCCGGAACGCTCCGGTGAGCGGAGCGGAGGAGCTGGAGATCCTACGGGCGGCGCAGCCCACGGGCCTGCTGGAAAACCTGGCCACCGTGGTCGGGGCGCTGGAGGAGGGCGCCGGAGAACCGGAGTTCAAGGCCCTGCTCAAGCAGGCCGGCCAGGCCGCCTCGGTCAAGGGTCGGCAGCTTTACATGCCGGTGCGGGTCGCCCTGACCGGCAGGATGCACGGGCCGGAGCTGCCCCGGATCATGGCCGTGCTGGGGCCGCGCCGCGTGGCCGGGCTGCTGAGGGATGCCGTGCGCACGGCGCAGGGCTGA